A genome region from Excalfactoria chinensis isolate bCotChi1 chromosome 26, bCotChi1.hap2, whole genome shotgun sequence includes the following:
- the CILP2 gene encoding cartilage intermediate layer protein 2, protein MERLLLALLALAAFCCTGAAESMENDSEPGKSDAPGKPWKAPSPEELDLNTAGGGAEWTSWFNIDHPGGDGDYESLDAIRFYYRGRVCARPVAIQARTTEWELPQDVGEVVHFSPKKGFRCVNKEQPQGKTCSNYHIRFLCPLEHIYWSHWSSWSPCSRSACGSSGTQSRRRRCVNAQAVTALKELKCRGKAVERRPCSTGPCPEPMWTEWGSWGPCSRSCGSTGTRVRRRSCQNARKLLCAGHPSEVQQCPPTPCPACPEHTLQGTVVSAAGSALPGARVYLEGRPPTLLAHSDTRGAFRASELCVNVGANVSAHRDGFAPGLAPVVSNGSGLLVAHIVLQKLEKPYMVLHPTPKVRMAGQEVTFCCKASGTPVPKKYYWYHNGTLLDRKSHQYSSRLVLRALTAGQAGTYHCKASTEAGAIRSAPAQLTVLAQGQQSCKAAPEPSLVELPAECQQDAGGSRYYDVGHCPSTPCAGSLADRQRCGAGARRCCGVRRMEMREIRCGGSILPIKVVSKCGCGPCAQPRVLVQGRVTAADTGEPLRFGQIFLGKKKIGFTGFQGSFTIEVPPDTQRLVARFVDRQQRLVDAIKVLPFDRRGGAVYQEVKMMRKKEAVELDAGQINAIPLGEASGQEPIAELIIPAGAFLHPSGEVFNGTVKASVTFLDPRDVATARAASSDLSFANADGEIVPLRTYGMFAVDFRDGDSGTALQTGPVEVRMDAGQIWMAEHLRKMKLWSLNPETGLWEEEGVLRPTKERRGRREERTFLVGNMEIRERRLFNLDVPEDRRCFVKVRAYSNEKFNPYEQLEGVVISLINLEPKPGFPSNPRAWGRFDSVVTGPNGACLPAFCDARRPDAYTAYITATLGGEELEAVPSSPKLNPNAVGVSQPYLNKLGYRRLDHDDPDIKKTAFQVNVAKPDPNNIDETNGPIYPYRSLRECEEAPVNANHFRFYRVEVDKYEYNVVPFKESDLTSWTGDYLSWWPNPQEFRACFIKVRIEGPQEYMVRSRNVGGSHPRTIGQLYGLRDARSVRDAMRDGSSGACLEFKCSGMLYDQSLVDRTLVTVIPQGSCRRTAVNGLLRDYLARHPPVADNNNTAAFTMLAPVDPLGHNYGIYTVTDQNPRLAKEIAIGRCFDGTSDGFSREMKSDTGTAVTFTCQERPAGRESFFQRLLTSPAEALDEIRREMGAGELRRAPPEVLDFASGVRALSPAPTPRSPGSRRRMGRVPGQQ, encoded by the exons ATGGAGCGGCTGCTGCTGGCCCTCCTGGCTCTCGCCGCCTTTTGCTGCACGGGGGCGGCAG AGTCAATGGAGAACGACTCGGAGCCTGGCAAGAGCGATGCACCAGGGAAGCCCTGGAAAGCTCCCAGCCCAGAGGAACTCGACCTCAACACAGCAG GCGGAGGGGCTGAATGGACATCGTGGTTCAACATCGACCATCCTGGAGGGGACGGCGACTACGAGAGCCTGGATGCCATCCGCTTCTACTACCGCGGACGCGTCTGCGCGCGGCCGGTGGCCATCCAGGCGCGCACCACCGAGTGGGAGCTGCCCCAGGACGTGGGcgaggtggtgcatttcagcccCAAGAAGGGCTTTCGGTGCGTCAACAAGGAGCAGCCGCAGGGCAAGACCTGCTCCAACTACCACATCCGCTTCCTCTGCCCGCTGG agcaCATCTACTGGTCTCACTGGTCCTCCTGGAGCCCCTGCTCGAGGAGCGCCTGCGGGAGCAGCGGGACACAGAGCCGCCGGCGCCGCTGCGTCAACGCTCAGGCGGTGACAGCGCTGAAGGAGCTCAAATGCAGGGGCAAGGCGGTGGAGCGGCGGCCGTGCAGCACCGGCCCTTGCCCAG AGCCGATGTGGACGGAATGGGGCTCGTGGGGACCCTGTTCCCGCAGCTGCGGCAGCACCGGGACGCGTGTCCGCCGGCGGAGCTGCCAGAACGCACGGAAGCTGCTGTGCGCCGGACACCCCTCCGAGGTGCAGCAGTGTCCCCCCACGCCTTGCCCAG CCTGCCCCGAGCACACCCTGCAGGGCACTGTCGTCTCCGCTGCTGGTTCAGCACTTCCCGGTGCTCGCGTCTACCTGGAGGGACGCCCGCCGACGTTGCTGGCACACAGTGACACACGTGGGGCATTTCGTGCGTCTGAGCTGTGTGTGAACGTCGGTGCAAACGTCAGCGCCCACCGGGATGGATTTGCTCCAGGATTGGCACCTGTTGTATCCAACGGCTCCGGACTGTTGGTGGCACACATCGTGCTGCAGAAGTTGG AGAAGCCCTACATGGTGCTGCACCCCACGCCGAAGGTGCGGATGGCTGGGCAGGAGGTGACCTTCTGCTGCAAAGCCTCGGGGACACCCGTGCCCAAGAAGTACTACTG GTATCACAACGGGACGCTGCTGGACAGGAAATCACACCAGTACAGCAGCCGCCTGGTGCTGCGGGCGCTGACAGCTGGGCAAGCAGGCACCTACCACTGCAAGGCCAGCACCGAGGCCGGAGCCATCCGATCTGCACCGgcacagctcacagtgctgg CCCAgggccagcagagctgcaaagcagcaccagAGCCCAGCCTGGTTGAGCTGCCCGCTGAGTGCCAACAGGACGCCGGTGGGTCCCGCTACTACGATGTGGGGCACTGCCCATCCACGCCGTGTGCTGGCAGCCTGGCTGATAGGCAGCGGTGTGGGGCCGGCGCTCGGCGCTGCTGTGGAGTGCGGCGCATGGAGATGAGGGAGATCCGCTGCGGTGGGTCCATCCTCCCCATCAAGGTGGTGTCCAAGTGCGGCTGCGGGCCTTGCGCACAGCCCCGTGTCCTGGTGCAGGGACGGGTGACGGCAGCCGACACCGGAGAGCCGCTGCGCTTCGGGCAGATCTTCTTGGGGAAGAAGAAGATTGGATTCACTGGCTTCCAGGGCTCCTTCACCATCGAGGTGCCTCCCGACACGCAGCGCTTGGTGGCACGCTTCGTGGACCGGCAGCAGCGCCTGGTGGATGCCATCAAGGTGCTGCCCTTCGACAGGCGCGGCGGTGCAGTGTACCAAGAGGTGAAGATGATGAGGAAGAAGGAGGCGGTGGAGCTGGATGCTGGGCAGATCAATGCCATCCCGCTGGGCGAGGCGAGCGGCCAGGAGCCCATTGCTGAGCTCATCATCCCCGCCGGAGCCTTCCTCCACCCCTCTGGGGAGGTCTTCAATGGCACCGTCAAAGCCAGCGTCACCTTCCTGGATCCCAGGGACGTGGCCACGGCTCGTGCCGCCTCCAGCGACCTCAGCTTTGCCAATGCTGATGGGGAGATCGTGCCCCTGCGCACCTACGGCATGTTTGCCGTGGACTTTCGGGATGGGGATTCGGGCACAGCGCTGCAGACGGGGCCGGTGGAGGTGAGGATGGATGCGGGGCAGATCTGGATGGCTGAACACCTGCGGAAGATGAAGCTGTGGTCCCTGAACCCTGAGACTGGgctgtgggaggaggagggcgTCCTTCGACCGACCAAGGAGCGAcgtgggaggagggaggagaggaccTTCCTCGTGGGGAACATGGAGATCCGCGAGAGGCGGCTCTTCAACCTGGACGTGCCGGAGGATCGCCGTTGTTTCGTCAAGGTCAGGGCCTACAGCAACGAGAAGTTCAACCCCTATGAGCAGCTGGAAGGGGTGGTCATCAGCCTCATCAACCTGGAGCCCAAACCCGgcttcccttccaacccacggGCATGGGGTCGCTTTGACAGCGTGGTCACCGGCCCCAACGGCGCCTGCCTGCCCGCCTTCTGCGATGCCCGTCGCCCCGATGCCTACACAGCATACATCACAGCCACGCTGGGTGGGGAGGAGCTCGAGGCCGTGCCCTCCAGCCCCAAGCTCAACCCCAACGCCGTTGGGGTGTCCCAGCCCTACCTGAACAAGTTGGGTTACCGCCGGCTGGACCACGATGACCCCGACATCAAGAAAACAGCCTTCCAGGTCAACGTGGCCAAACCTGACCCCAATAACATCGACGAGACCAACGGGCCCATCTACCCCTACCGCAGCCTCAGGGAGTGCGAGGAGGCGCCGGTCAACGCCAACCACTTCCGCTTCTACCGCGTGGAGGTGGATAAGTACGAATACAACGTGGTGCCCTTCAAAGAGAGCGACCTCACCTCCTGGACAGGAGATTACCTGTCCTGGTGGCCCAACCCACAGGAGTTCCGTGCCTGTTTCATCAAGGTGCGCATCGAAGGGCCGCAGGAGTACATGGTGCGCTCACGCAACGTGGGCGGCAGCCACCCCCGCACCATAGGGCAGCTCTATGGGCTGCGTGACGCCCGCAGCGTGCGGGATGCTATGAGGGATGGAAGCTCGGGTGCTTGCCTGGAGTTCAAGTGCAGCGGGATGCTGTACGACCAGAGCCTGGTGGATCGCACCCTGGTGACCGTCATCCCGCAGGGCAGCTGCCGCCGCACGGCAGTCAATGGGCTGCTGCGGGATTACCTGGCGCGGCACCCGCCGGTGGCCGATAACAACAACACGGCCGCCTTCACCATGCTGGCGCCGGTCGATCCGCTGGGGCACAATTACGGGATCTACACGGTGACGGACCAGAACCCGCGGCTGGCCAAGGAGATCGCCATCGGCCGCTGCTTTGATGGTACGTCGGATGGTTTCTCGAGGGAGATGAAGTCGGACACGGGCACGGCCGTCACCTTCACCTGCCAGGAGCGGCCGGCGGGACGCGAGAGCTTCTTCCAGCGCCTGCTGACATCGCCGGCCGAAGCGCTGGATGAGATCCGGCGTGAGATGGGAGCCGGGGAGCTGCGCCGGGCTCCCCCCGAAGTGCTGGACTTCGCCTCCGGCGTGCGAGCCTTGAGCCCCGCGCCCACCCCCCGGAGCCCCGGCAGCCGGCGGAGAATGGGCCGCGTCCCGGGGCAACAGTGA